The Rhodopseudomonas palustris genome window below encodes:
- a CDS encoding ferredoxin:protochlorophyllide reductase (ATP-dependent) subunit N produces MTVHVQPRAAPVEDPVSREVRTESGQREVFCGLTGIVWLHRKIQDAFFLVVGSRTCAHLIQSAAGVMIFAEPRFGTAIMEEKDLAGLTDANDELDRIVTQLLTRRPDIKLLFLVGSCPSEVIKLDLSRAALRLSQRFSPGVRILNYSGSGIETTFTQGEDACLASLAPELPAAQDETSSLLVVGSLADVVEDQFMRMFDALGIGPVQFFPPRRSTALPSVGPNTKILMAQPFLPDTVRALQERGAKRLAAPFPLGVEGTTGWLRAAADAFGIDAAQFDKVTEPNRARAERALSVYKTQLADRRIFFFPDSQLEIPLARFLARELSMKLVEVGTPYLHREHLAEELKLLPAGVALTEGQDVDLQLDRCRLARPDIAVCGLGLANPLEAEGITTKWSIELVFTPIQGYEQAADLAELFARPLVRRAKLVA; encoded by the coding sequence ACGTCCAACCCCGCGCTGCGCCAGTGGAAGATCCGGTTTCGCGGGAGGTTCGCACCGAGAGCGGCCAGCGTGAAGTATTCTGCGGGCTGACCGGCATCGTCTGGCTGCACCGCAAGATTCAGGATGCGTTCTTCCTCGTGGTCGGCTCCCGCACCTGCGCGCATTTGATCCAGTCGGCCGCGGGCGTGATGATCTTCGCCGAACCGCGGTTCGGCACGGCGATCATGGAAGAGAAGGATCTCGCCGGTCTCACCGACGCCAATGACGAACTGGACCGCATCGTCACGCAATTGCTGACGCGGCGGCCCGACATCAAGCTGTTGTTTCTGGTCGGGTCGTGCCCGTCGGAAGTGATCAAGCTCGATCTGTCGCGCGCAGCCCTGCGGCTGTCGCAGCGGTTCTCGCCCGGCGTGCGGATCCTCAACTATTCGGGCAGCGGCATCGAAACGACCTTCACCCAGGGTGAGGATGCCTGTCTCGCGTCGCTGGCACCGGAACTGCCCGCCGCGCAGGACGAGACCTCGTCGCTGCTGGTGGTCGGCTCGCTCGCCGATGTGGTCGAAGACCAGTTCATGCGGATGTTCGATGCGCTCGGCATCGGCCCGGTGCAGTTCTTTCCGCCGCGCAGATCCACCGCGCTGCCCAGCGTCGGGCCGAACACCAAAATCCTGATGGCGCAGCCGTTCCTGCCCGACACCGTGCGCGCGCTGCAGGAGCGCGGCGCCAAGCGACTCGCCGCGCCGTTCCCGCTCGGTGTCGAAGGCACCACCGGCTGGCTGCGCGCCGCCGCCGATGCGTTCGGGATCGACGCCGCACAATTCGACAAGGTGACCGAGCCGAACCGCGCCCGCGCCGAACGCGCGCTGTCGGTCTACAAGACCCAGCTTGCGGATCGTCGCATTTTCTTCTTCCCCGACTCCCAGCTTGAGATTCCGCTGGCGCGCTTTCTGGCGCGCGAGCTGTCGATGAAGCTGGTCGAAGTCGGCACGCCCTATCTGCATCGCGAGCATCTCGCGGAAGAGCTGAAGCTGCTGCCCGCTGGCGTCGCGCTGACTGAAGGCCAGGACGTCGACCTGCAGCTCGACCGCTGCCGCCTCGCTCGCCCCGATATCGCCGTCTGCGGCCTCGGCCTCGCCAATCCGCTCGAGGCCGAAGGCATCACCACGAAATGGTCGATCGAACTCGTGTTCACCCCGATCCAGGGTTACGAGCAGGCGGCCGACCTCGCTGAATTGTTCGCGCGCCCGCTCGTGCGCCGCGCCAAGCTGGTGGCCTGA